A single window of Plutella xylostella chromosome 25, ilPluXylo3.1, whole genome shotgun sequence DNA harbors:
- the LOC105387370 gene encoding transcription termination factor 2 isoform X1, with the protein MESSFFEYRNDTGKVGSDSEGVIDDSVIADESFRILKSVPPSAKKNQTVFVAESEESSSGEETESYDEQEMDNSKSVARRSNAAGHHVVSSSDDDASKRGSIRKQSPSSPNKVLLSSSSDEDEEVSPELVPRRRPPLRQKSLNSTASDSPLIRRVKKRMILTDSETDNSIIIENDKHTKQMCLKDTPAKIDPGPYGKENLNPVDMSNMSLDDSKVTNDADDSKVTNDSDNESVASEDSKAKDDESSAEAEIDDDDDDDGPNDESKAKVDESSGEADEDDDDDDGPDEDDDDDDGPDEDEMVMSRATRMSIMGVAPREGSDDSDSDFIVSDESNRKSADTINGSTTSLNLQDNPEARETMSRNSIAGSIQSLDSLPDAGISLHHTPHNTNKPPDEEAEELDDSKLSCSTFGSPVKEADETKQIDLTQDTVAKVKKSIVQNESIDLTLNDHDYGRVGKSAVLKKVDDDDEVTIIDSKPEIIALSSDDEDEPKPEKKSPSSTKRISSIKSEDPGSSKGSKENTLRQYLTPASYPGQGVVYVKKHVRENELAKLNGLKEDLKNVRYLLETMDLESLADGGVKIIERLSALEEAARRQGDKVANMLLEPENPTAQDIAKDGFEQQGLTWDDIQKASNQVQPRLFGKQAMSTHMAERNLILDRLRALHSALDSRPPESASRPPPPSLRATLMPHQAHALAWLAWREQQKPRGGILADDMGLGKTITMIALVLTDKETLDDDDEDDEDEEDDDRWKGKGSSKAVHGGTLVVCCASLLQQWAGEVARHVAPHALTVHVHHGAQRHTQPSRLAGFDMVVTTYNILQKDNEKNGVLLRMRWRRVILDEAHIVRNHKSATSVAVCTLRGARRWALTGTPVQNKDLDVFALLKFLKLTPFDELPMWKKWIDNKSAGGQERLATIMRCVMLRRCKQQLQAMGQLQCLPARDEVQVAVTLQPPEMNVYQKVLVFSKTLFAQFLQQRAEKQADGGFGHAAYDRMHKKMVALQGGKPVKSHEILVLLLRLRQVCCHCGLIASMLGGEDLEDAGGPPEDTGVDLLKELNKLTLDEQKDKIPDEETEPEFNLEGTTAAEAIRSVLSPGNPVFQLTRRSSKIEAVMKTLQEKVFVNKGDKAVVVSQWTSVLRLVEQELDKLQVQSVTLSGSVPVSARTALITQLNDPNSKVKVMLLSLCAGGVGLNLCGANHLLLLDPHWNPQLEQQAQDRIYRVGQRKHVLIYRFMCVETVEQSIRKLQEMKLQVAENVLTGARHNGASKLSIEDLKMLFNMGQA; encoded by the exons ATGGAGAGTTCTTTCTTTGAGTACCGTAATGACACCGGAAAGGTGGGGTCCGATTCCGAAGGGGTTATCGACGACAGTGTTATAGCTGACGAATCCTTCAGGATACTGAAAAGTGTGCCCCCGAGCGCGAAAAAGAATCAAACAGTTTTCGTGGCTGAGTCTGAGGAATCTAGTTCAGGAG AGGAGACAGAGAGTTATGACGAGCAAGAGATGGATAATAGCAAGTCCGTGGCTCGCAGGAGTAATGCGGCCGGCCACCATGTGGTCAGCAGCAGTGATGATG ATGCCAGCAAAAGAGGCAGCATTAGGAAACAGTCTCCATCATCTCCCAACAAAGTACTCCTGAGCTCCAGTTCTGATGAAGATG AAGAAGTATCACCAGAATTAGTCCCCAGACGAAGACCACCACTGAGACAAAAGTCTCTGAACAGCACCGCATCAGACTCCCCACTGATCCGCAGAGTGAAGAAGCGAATGATCCTCACCGACTCAGAAACTGACAACTCTATAATCATAGAGAATGACAAGCATACCAAACAGATGTGCTTAAAAGACACTCCAGCTAAAATTGACCCTGGTCCATATGGAAAGGAGAATTTAAACCCTGTAGACATGTCAAATATGTCCCTTGATGACAGCAAAGTAACGAATGATGCTGATGATAGTAAAGTAACCAATGATAGTGACAATGAATCGGTAGCATCAGAAGATTCTAAGGCCAAAGATGATGAAAGTTCTGCAGAAGCTGAaatagatgatgatgatgatgacgacggTCCCAATGATGAATCTAAAGCCAAAGTTGACGAAAGTTCAGGAGAAGCTGAcgaagatgatgatgacgatgatggtcctgatgaagatgatgatgatgacgatggtCCTGATGAAGATGAGATGGTGATGTCAAGAGCGACGCGGATGAGCATCATGGGAGTGGCTCCTCGCGAAGGCAGTGATGACTCTGACTCCGACTTCATAGTGTCTGATGAG AGCAACAGAAAATCCGCAGACACCATCAACGGCTCCACAACCAGTCTGAACTTGCAAGACAACCCCGAGGCCCGGGAGACCATGTCTCGCAACAGCATAGCCGGGTCCATCCAGAGCCTCGACTCCCTGCCTGATGCCGGCATCTCGCTGCACCACACTCCTCACAACACCAACAAACCACCTGATGAAGAGGCAGAGGAACTCGATGATTCCAAGCTATCATGTTCTACCTTTGGTAGTCCTGTAAAGGAGGCTGATGAAACAAAACAGATTGACTTGACCCAAGACACTGTGGCCAAAGTAAAGAAGTCTATTGTTCAAAATGAATCTATAGATTTGACGCTCAATGATCATGATTACGGTAGAGTGGGAAAGAGTGCGGTGTTGAAGaaagttgatgatgatgacgaggTAACGATCATTGACAGTAAGCCAGAGATCATAGCGCTTAGTAGTGATGACGAAGATGAG CCAAAACCGGAGAAGAAATCGCCTTCATCTACCAAAAGGATCTCTAGTATAAAGTCAGAGGACCCCGGTTCGTCAAAGGGTTCTAAAGAGAACACCCTGAGGCAGTATCTGACCCCCGCCAGCTACCCCGGCCAGGGCGTCGTGTATGTCAAGAAACACGTCCGGGAAAATGAACTGGCTAAGCTGAATGGGCTGAAGGAGGATTTGAAGAATGTTAGG TACCTGCTAGAGACCATGGACCTGGAGTCGCTCGCGGACGGCGGGGTGAAGATCATCGAGCGTCTGTCGGCTCTGGAggaggcggcgcggcggcaggGGGACAAGGTGGCCAACATGCTGCTGGAGCCAG AAAACCCAACGGCGCAGGACATTGCCAAGGATGGCTTCGAGCAGCAGGGGCTCACGTGGGACGACATACAGAAGGCCAGCAACCAGGTGCAGCCACGACTGTTCGGGAAACAAG CGATGTCAACCCACATGGCCGAACGCAACTTAATCCTTGACCGTCTCCGCGCGCTGCATTCCGCCCTCGACTCCCGCCCGCCCGAGAGCGCctcccgcccgcccccgccctcGCTGCGGGCCACGCTCATGCCGCACCAGGCGCACGCGCTGGCCTGGCTCGCGTGGCGGGAGCAGCAGAAGCCCCGGGGCGGCATACTCG CGGACGACATGGGTCTCGGCAAGACGATCACGATGATCGCGCTCGTGCTCACCGACAAGGAGACCTTggacgatgatgatgaagatgacgaGGACGAGGAAGACGATGACCGGTGGAAGGGCAAGGGGAGCAGTAAAG CGGTCCATGGAGGCACTCTCGTGGTATGCTGTGCATCACTCCTGCAGCAGTGGGCGGGCGAGGTGGCCCGCCACGTGGCCCCGCACGCGCTGACGGTGCACGTGCACCACGGGGCACAGAGGCACACGCAGCCCAGCCGCCTGGCCGGGTTCGACATGGTGGTGACGACTTATAATATACTGCAGAAGGATAATGAGAAG AACGGCGTGCTACTGCGCATGCGCTGGCGCCGGGTCATCCTCGACGAGGCGCACATCGTCCGCAACCACAAGTCGGCGACGTCAGTGGCCGTCTGCACCctgcggggggcgcggcgctgGGCGCTCACCGGCACCCCCGTGCAGAATAAGGACCTGGATGTGTTTGCGCTGCTGAAGTTCCTGAAGCTGACGCCGTTTGATGAGTTACCG ATGTGGAAGAAGTGGATCGACAACAAGAGCGCGGGCGGGCAGGAGCGGCTCGCCACCATCATGCGCTGCGTCATGCTGCGCCGCTGCAAGCAACAACTGCAG GCTATGGGCCAGCTGCAGTGCCTGCCGGCGCGCGACGAGGTGCAGGTGGCGGTGACCCTGCAGCCCCCAGAGATGAACGTCTACCAGAAG GTGCTGGTGTTCTCCAAGACTCTGTTCGCGCAGTTCCTGCAGCAGCGGGCGGAGAAGCAGGCGGACGGGGGCTTCGGACACGCCGCCTACGACCGCATGCACAAGAAGATGGTCGCCTTACAAG GAGGAAAGCCCGTGAAATCCCACGAGATCCTGGTGCTCCTACTGCGGCTGCGGCAGGTGTGCTGCCACTGCGGCCTCATCGCCTCCATGCTGGGCGGGGAGGACCTGGAGGACGCCGGGGGACCCCCTGAAGATACCGGAGTAGACCTCTTGAAGGAGTTGAATAAGCTGACGCTGGATGAACAAAAG GACAAGATCCCCGACGAAGAAACGGAGCCAGAGTTCAATCTGGAGGGCACAACCGCGGCCGAGGCGATCCGCTCAGTGCTGTCTCCAGGCAACCCCGTGTTCCAGCTCACCAGGCGCAGCTCCAAGATAGAGGCCGTCATGAAGACGCTGCAGGAAAAGGTCTTCGTTAATAAAG GCGACAAAGCGGTGGTGGTGTCCCAGTGGACGTCAGTCCTGCGTCTCGTAGAACAAGAGCTAGACAAGCTGCAGGTGCAGAGCGTGACCTTGAGCGGCAGCGTGCCGGTCTCGGCCCGGACCGCGCTCATCACGCAGCTCAATGACCCCAATTCGAAGGTCAAG
- the LOC105387370 gene encoding transcription termination factor 2 isoform X2, which yields MESSFFEYRNDTGKVGSDSEGVIDDSVIADESFRILKSVPPSAKKNQTVFVAESEESSSGEETESYDEQEMDNSKSVARRSNAAGHHVVSSSDDDASKRGSIRKQSPSSPNKVLLSSSSDEDEVSPELVPRRRPPLRQKSLNSTASDSPLIRRVKKRMILTDSETDNSIIIENDKHTKQMCLKDTPAKIDPGPYGKENLNPVDMSNMSLDDSKVTNDADDSKVTNDSDNESVASEDSKAKDDESSAEAEIDDDDDDDGPNDESKAKVDESSGEADEDDDDDDGPDEDDDDDDGPDEDEMVMSRATRMSIMGVAPREGSDDSDSDFIVSDESNRKSADTINGSTTSLNLQDNPEARETMSRNSIAGSIQSLDSLPDAGISLHHTPHNTNKPPDEEAEELDDSKLSCSTFGSPVKEADETKQIDLTQDTVAKVKKSIVQNESIDLTLNDHDYGRVGKSAVLKKVDDDDEVTIIDSKPEIIALSSDDEDEPKPEKKSPSSTKRISSIKSEDPGSSKGSKENTLRQYLTPASYPGQGVVYVKKHVRENELAKLNGLKEDLKNVRYLLETMDLESLADGGVKIIERLSALEEAARRQGDKVANMLLEPENPTAQDIAKDGFEQQGLTWDDIQKASNQVQPRLFGKQAMSTHMAERNLILDRLRALHSALDSRPPESASRPPPPSLRATLMPHQAHALAWLAWREQQKPRGGILADDMGLGKTITMIALVLTDKETLDDDDEDDEDEEDDDRWKGKGSSKAVHGGTLVVCCASLLQQWAGEVARHVAPHALTVHVHHGAQRHTQPSRLAGFDMVVTTYNILQKDNEKNGVLLRMRWRRVILDEAHIVRNHKSATSVAVCTLRGARRWALTGTPVQNKDLDVFALLKFLKLTPFDELPMWKKWIDNKSAGGQERLATIMRCVMLRRCKQQLQAMGQLQCLPARDEVQVAVTLQPPEMNVYQKVLVFSKTLFAQFLQQRAEKQADGGFGHAAYDRMHKKMVALQGGKPVKSHEILVLLLRLRQVCCHCGLIASMLGGEDLEDAGGPPEDTGVDLLKELNKLTLDEQKDKIPDEETEPEFNLEGTTAAEAIRSVLSPGNPVFQLTRRSSKIEAVMKTLQEKVFVNKGDKAVVVSQWTSVLRLVEQELDKLQVQSVTLSGSVPVSARTALITQLNDPNSKVKVMLLSLCAGGVGLNLCGANHLLLLDPHWNPQLEQQAQDRIYRVGQRKHVLIYRFMCVETVEQSIRKLQEMKLQVAENVLTGARHNGASKLSIEDLKMLFNMGQA from the exons ATGGAGAGTTCTTTCTTTGAGTACCGTAATGACACCGGAAAGGTGGGGTCCGATTCCGAAGGGGTTATCGACGACAGTGTTATAGCTGACGAATCCTTCAGGATACTGAAAAGTGTGCCCCCGAGCGCGAAAAAGAATCAAACAGTTTTCGTGGCTGAGTCTGAGGAATCTAGTTCAGGAG AGGAGACAGAGAGTTATGACGAGCAAGAGATGGATAATAGCAAGTCCGTGGCTCGCAGGAGTAATGCGGCCGGCCACCATGTGGTCAGCAGCAGTGATGATG ATGCCAGCAAAAGAGGCAGCATTAGGAAACAGTCTCCATCATCTCCCAACAAAGTACTCCTGAGCTCCAGTTCTGATGAAGATG AAGTATCACCAGAATTAGTCCCCAGACGAAGACCACCACTGAGACAAAAGTCTCTGAACAGCACCGCATCAGACTCCCCACTGATCCGCAGAGTGAAGAAGCGAATGATCCTCACCGACTCAGAAACTGACAACTCTATAATCATAGAGAATGACAAGCATACCAAACAGATGTGCTTAAAAGACACTCCAGCTAAAATTGACCCTGGTCCATATGGAAAGGAGAATTTAAACCCTGTAGACATGTCAAATATGTCCCTTGATGACAGCAAAGTAACGAATGATGCTGATGATAGTAAAGTAACCAATGATAGTGACAATGAATCGGTAGCATCAGAAGATTCTAAGGCCAAAGATGATGAAAGTTCTGCAGAAGCTGAaatagatgatgatgatgatgacgacggTCCCAATGATGAATCTAAAGCCAAAGTTGACGAAAGTTCAGGAGAAGCTGAcgaagatgatgatgacgatgatggtcctgatgaagatgatgatgatgacgatggtCCTGATGAAGATGAGATGGTGATGTCAAGAGCGACGCGGATGAGCATCATGGGAGTGGCTCCTCGCGAAGGCAGTGATGACTCTGACTCCGACTTCATAGTGTCTGATGAG AGCAACAGAAAATCCGCAGACACCATCAACGGCTCCACAACCAGTCTGAACTTGCAAGACAACCCCGAGGCCCGGGAGACCATGTCTCGCAACAGCATAGCCGGGTCCATCCAGAGCCTCGACTCCCTGCCTGATGCCGGCATCTCGCTGCACCACACTCCTCACAACACCAACAAACCACCTGATGAAGAGGCAGAGGAACTCGATGATTCCAAGCTATCATGTTCTACCTTTGGTAGTCCTGTAAAGGAGGCTGATGAAACAAAACAGATTGACTTGACCCAAGACACTGTGGCCAAAGTAAAGAAGTCTATTGTTCAAAATGAATCTATAGATTTGACGCTCAATGATCATGATTACGGTAGAGTGGGAAAGAGTGCGGTGTTGAAGaaagttgatgatgatgacgaggTAACGATCATTGACAGTAAGCCAGAGATCATAGCGCTTAGTAGTGATGACGAAGATGAG CCAAAACCGGAGAAGAAATCGCCTTCATCTACCAAAAGGATCTCTAGTATAAAGTCAGAGGACCCCGGTTCGTCAAAGGGTTCTAAAGAGAACACCCTGAGGCAGTATCTGACCCCCGCCAGCTACCCCGGCCAGGGCGTCGTGTATGTCAAGAAACACGTCCGGGAAAATGAACTGGCTAAGCTGAATGGGCTGAAGGAGGATTTGAAGAATGTTAGG TACCTGCTAGAGACCATGGACCTGGAGTCGCTCGCGGACGGCGGGGTGAAGATCATCGAGCGTCTGTCGGCTCTGGAggaggcggcgcggcggcaggGGGACAAGGTGGCCAACATGCTGCTGGAGCCAG AAAACCCAACGGCGCAGGACATTGCCAAGGATGGCTTCGAGCAGCAGGGGCTCACGTGGGACGACATACAGAAGGCCAGCAACCAGGTGCAGCCACGACTGTTCGGGAAACAAG CGATGTCAACCCACATGGCCGAACGCAACTTAATCCTTGACCGTCTCCGCGCGCTGCATTCCGCCCTCGACTCCCGCCCGCCCGAGAGCGCctcccgcccgcccccgccctcGCTGCGGGCCACGCTCATGCCGCACCAGGCGCACGCGCTGGCCTGGCTCGCGTGGCGGGAGCAGCAGAAGCCCCGGGGCGGCATACTCG CGGACGACATGGGTCTCGGCAAGACGATCACGATGATCGCGCTCGTGCTCACCGACAAGGAGACCTTggacgatgatgatgaagatgacgaGGACGAGGAAGACGATGACCGGTGGAAGGGCAAGGGGAGCAGTAAAG CGGTCCATGGAGGCACTCTCGTGGTATGCTGTGCATCACTCCTGCAGCAGTGGGCGGGCGAGGTGGCCCGCCACGTGGCCCCGCACGCGCTGACGGTGCACGTGCACCACGGGGCACAGAGGCACACGCAGCCCAGCCGCCTGGCCGGGTTCGACATGGTGGTGACGACTTATAATATACTGCAGAAGGATAATGAGAAG AACGGCGTGCTACTGCGCATGCGCTGGCGCCGGGTCATCCTCGACGAGGCGCACATCGTCCGCAACCACAAGTCGGCGACGTCAGTGGCCGTCTGCACCctgcggggggcgcggcgctgGGCGCTCACCGGCACCCCCGTGCAGAATAAGGACCTGGATGTGTTTGCGCTGCTGAAGTTCCTGAAGCTGACGCCGTTTGATGAGTTACCG ATGTGGAAGAAGTGGATCGACAACAAGAGCGCGGGCGGGCAGGAGCGGCTCGCCACCATCATGCGCTGCGTCATGCTGCGCCGCTGCAAGCAACAACTGCAG GCTATGGGCCAGCTGCAGTGCCTGCCGGCGCGCGACGAGGTGCAGGTGGCGGTGACCCTGCAGCCCCCAGAGATGAACGTCTACCAGAAG GTGCTGGTGTTCTCCAAGACTCTGTTCGCGCAGTTCCTGCAGCAGCGGGCGGAGAAGCAGGCGGACGGGGGCTTCGGACACGCCGCCTACGACCGCATGCACAAGAAGATGGTCGCCTTACAAG GAGGAAAGCCCGTGAAATCCCACGAGATCCTGGTGCTCCTACTGCGGCTGCGGCAGGTGTGCTGCCACTGCGGCCTCATCGCCTCCATGCTGGGCGGGGAGGACCTGGAGGACGCCGGGGGACCCCCTGAAGATACCGGAGTAGACCTCTTGAAGGAGTTGAATAAGCTGACGCTGGATGAACAAAAG GACAAGATCCCCGACGAAGAAACGGAGCCAGAGTTCAATCTGGAGGGCACAACCGCGGCCGAGGCGATCCGCTCAGTGCTGTCTCCAGGCAACCCCGTGTTCCAGCTCACCAGGCGCAGCTCCAAGATAGAGGCCGTCATGAAGACGCTGCAGGAAAAGGTCTTCGTTAATAAAG GCGACAAAGCGGTGGTGGTGTCCCAGTGGACGTCAGTCCTGCGTCTCGTAGAACAAGAGCTAGACAAGCTGCAGGTGCAGAGCGTGACCTTGAGCGGCAGCGTGCCGGTCTCGGCCCGGACCGCGCTCATCACGCAGCTCAATGACCCCAATTCGAAGGTCAAG